The following is a genomic window from Cuculus canorus isolate bCucCan1 chromosome 22, bCucCan1.pri, whole genome shotgun sequence.
AATTAGACAGCCCTCCTCCTTGAGCACCGTTACACAGAGAGAATGGATGATGTTCCTGAGCTCAGGGTATTGCTCACCGTCTATGTTCTCAGGATGGTTCCCTACAAGCATTCCCACTGCACTACAAAGAAATAGACTCAAGCCATGGAATAAGCTAGGGAAGAGTGTGCGAAATCCACTGCCAGCCAGTATGGACTGCACACCTCTGAAATTCCAGTTCATGCTGCCTCTTTACTCTACTGCAAAAAGCACCTCCCTTTTCCCGGGGCTCCAGCCTTCCAGATACCGATGGCAGAACACCATTGTGACCCAGATGGTGCAGTTTCACAAAGGCTTTGCTCTGCAGTTAGAAGTTTCTTCTAAAACAACTAATCCCAAGTGCTTCCAAAATATATAACAATTCTACCCGGGCAGGATGTCGCCTCCTTACAAAGGTGCCTTCTCACTGCCAGTTAGGCAAAACCAAGACAGAAGATAACATACTCATCTCGCAGCTGGGCTAAAGCTCATCACCAGATCCAGGCAAGAACAAAGGGATAGTTTAATCAATGAGAAAATGGTCAGTTCTTAGGAAGAAGCCAAAAATATCATTCCTCCTGCCAACAACCCCCCCCCTTTCACAGTGGTCAGGAGGTGTGACAGCGCGAGAGGACACTACCTTGGTGCTGCCCACCAATGGAGATCAGATTGAGCATGGGAGGAGAAGGGCACCTCTGGGCCACCGCCCTCCTGCAGAGAAAGATAAGGAGCTGAGCTGGCACTCAGCATGTCCAGGCCACCAGTGCTGGTTCCAGGCTGCTCTCAGCTTGCCGCTGCCTGGCCCTGGGCACCTGGGTAAGAGTTGCAAAGCCAATTAACCCTTCCTGGTTGGGGAGGACTATGGGCAAACACGTTCTTGTCTGCTTTGGAGCATTCCTACCTTTATGAAGGGTTTGCCAGTTTACATCTGCTTAGTACTTCAAAATAGTTTTGAATCAGAACCTAAATCCCAACAGAAATCACTGGAAATGGAACAGAAGTGCAAACTCACAGGAACTGGCCTCCCTGGGAGAAGCCCATCGCGTTGTAGCCTCCCTTGAGGCGAGGGTCCTTTGCTAGCTGGCTGCACACTTCTCTCACTTGATCATTCGCGTTCATGAAGAAACTGTTCTCCATGTCCTGGTGGATCAACCAGATTAGAAAGTACAACTTGTATCTTTACCATGGTTTACAATATTTTAATCTCAACAAACGGATCGCTAacagttctgctgctgaaagaggaCCTTAACTTTCACAATATAACAGAAGTGAAATTCAGGTTTTGAGACTTCACTTCATCATATTTTTGTTCCTGCTCTGCCTAGCCAAACTGTTTAAAGACATTCCGCAGGGCTACACAAAACAGTCACAAAATACAAAGGTGGAGAAGACCTTATCTTGTTGTACTGAAGTTGTAGAGAGGATAAACGGTTGTAAATCAACAGGAAAGGCGCCAGATAAAGCTCTGCCCTAAAAGAGCAAAGGGTTCTTATCACTTGCCTTTATTTACCTGGAGCGGTGAGAGAGCGATAATCAGCGGATTGGCATATTAATCCAATTTAGACACAGGATTTGTTTCTCCCCAGCTGTTTTCTGCCGGCATTATCTCGACTTTATCGGTTTCTGCCGGTCAAAGCCGTTTACTTCACCAAGAAAACACCTCGGCACGGGAAGCGCGAGCCGAGCCCTCGCGGAACGGCGCCGGTGACCGCGGCATCCACGTCCCGGAGAGGCTCCGGGCGTTacctggatcaggttgctcccGATCCTGAGGGACAGCACGTAGATGCCTGGCACTCTGTCCTCCACTATTTTCCTGATGTAGCCCATGCTCCGCGGGTTGCAGCAGCTGTCTCCTGCGGGGGGAGCGGCGTTCAGCGCGGCTCggcccgccccgcgcccccctgtcgccccacagccgccccgCTCACCCATGCCGTGCCAGAGAACCAGCGGGACGGCGGCGGCCGCGCGGCGCAGCGAAATCACCGACAGCAGCACCGCCGCCACCACCCTCACTGCCGCCATCTTCGATGGGCATGTGACCCGCACGCGGACCGGGCGGGCGGCGTGGGCGggacagaagcagaaatgggCGTGGTCTACCAAGGGCGGGGCCTGATCTGATATGGGCGTGGGTTTGCGAGGGGGCGGTGCTTTTCGGGGGTGGTGCCTGTGCCGAGGGGCGTTGTTAATGGGGCGTGGTCCTCAGGGCTCGGCAACAAAATGGCGGCAGCGTATACGGACCCCTCCAGTCGCCAGGGGGCGCCGCCCTGCGAGCGCCGCCCCACAAGGCCCTGCGGCCGCAGCAACCGCTCTCTTCCCCGCCCCCGCCATGGCGGTGAGTGGCGGCTCGCTTGGGGCCTGCTGCGTCTATCCGCCGCAATCCGCCTCCGGCGGGGGTCGGCTGGGCGCGGCGCGGGCGCGAGGGAGTGcgggaggcggggagggagggttTGGGGCCGGTGCTGGTAGGGAGGGGCCGGTGGGAGCCCCATAACGTCTGCCGTGACAGCGGCGGGGCGGAAGCGGGCTCGGTGCGCGGTGTGCGCTGCGGGCGCGGCCCGGCCGGTCCCTCTCCGCCCTGACCCGCGCGCCTCTCCCCGCAGCAAGACCAGGGTGAGAAGGAGAACCCCATGCGGGAGCTGCGCATCCGCAAGCTCTGCCTCAACATCTGCGTCGGGGAGAGCGGGGACCGGCTGACGCGGGCGGCCAAGGTGCTAGAGCAGCTGACGGGGCAGACGCCCGTCTTTTCCAAAGGTGAGGGGTGAGAGGCGCGGGGCGAGCGAAGCTCCTGGGAACGCTTGCTCTGTCTTGCGCCTTGGGCGTTGGGGGCCTGAAACGTGGTTATTTCTGTCAGTTCCATCTGAGTTCCAGACTCGGGCTGCTGCTTTGCCCTCATTCCCCACAAAGCAAACGCGTGGTTGTctcagttcttttttctttagagtAGTTTTTGAAGTTGTCTTAAGTACGCTTTGGATGCGCTCAGTGGGAATTCATTGAACAGCCTCTAAGTGTGGTtattgctgcctgcagcccGATACACTGTCAGGTCCTTTGGAATCAGGAGGAATGAGAAGATTGCTGTTCATTGCACGGTTCGTGGAGCCAAAGCAGAGGAGATCCTGGAGAAGGGATTAAAGGTGAGGATTCAGTGGATCTGGGTGTTTGGTTTGTGAAAGAACGATGCTTGGTCCGTAGTGCCGGAGGAGCTATGTGCTTTGCAATGCTGAATCTGATCTGGTTATGGGTCAgttgtgggtgctgggggttTGTCTGTATACAGGTCATTGGGTGTGCACTGTTTCTCTGGTTGCTGCTTATGCTCATTTAAGAGCCAGTGGGTGTGAGTTGCTGCTTGCTCGTGAggttctgtgctgctgtggtttATGAGCAGGCTGTGGGGGTGCAATCTGGGGGCTAAGGACTTTGCAGCATGTGAGTGAGCTGTGGGTCTGGCAGCAGTTGGGATATGTAGGACTTGTACTCTGTTTGCAGTCATGAAATGGTGACTGACAATACGTGTTTCAGGTGCGAGAATATGAGTtgagaaaaaacaatttctcAGACACTGGGAACTTTGGCTTTGGAATCCAGGAGCACATCGACCTAGGGATTAAATATGATCCCAGCATTGGTATCTACGGCTTGGACTTCTACGTGGTGCGTATTCCCTGCTTCCTTGCTCTACTGGGCTTGTGTGAAAGCTCTAGAAGGAGCCTGGCACTATAATGGGGTCATGTTAACATGCTGCCCAGTGTTGGAAGATGGAAAAATGTCACCAAACCTCAAATCTAAACTGGGATTCCCAGGGCTGCTGTAAAGCCCCTGATTTGTGATGTCTCACAAAAGCCTCTTCAGAAGCAAATGCTGTTGCTGTCGCTGGTACTCCTGGGATAATGCTTGAACAGCTGTGCTAGATTTGGGGAAGAATAGCACAGTGGGGGCTTCAGGAGTGCAGCTGGAATGATGGGCTGAGTTGCTGGCAGATCCTCCCTGCGTTCAGAGGGCTAGGGTCATGTAGCACAGTGGAGGCTGGTGAGTTTGAGTCATTGCATTCAGTGTGAGATGTTACTGAAGTGGAAATTCTAGCTTTCCTGCCTAGAAAACTGTtaagtttaagaaaataaagacacacCAGAATGAAACAGTGctgtctcctcctctcctggcaGGTGCTGGGCAGGCCTGGCTTCAGCATTGCTGACAAGAAACGCAAGACTGGCCACATCGGAGCCAAGCACAGGATTGGGAAGGAAGAAGCCATGCGCTGGTTTCAGCAAAAGGTAAAGTCCATCTTTGTTTCTGTATCCCAAGTTTCCTAGCAAGTATCAGCAAAACACTTTGCTGCAGAGAAGTCCCAGGGCAGGAGATTGTGATCACTGCTGAAATCATTGCTTTGCACTGCTCTGGGGCAGTGGAAGCTGTGTTTGAGCATGAGTGCAGTTCATGACCTGAAAGAATAGCTCTTGTTGGATAACTGGAAGTATCGGCTCTGCTGTCAGTCTGTCTCCCACTGTTTTTGGAGATTTGTGCGTGGATGACAGGTGACAAGGCAGGGTTAGGATTTGTTCATCTGATGCAGCTCCTACCTCAGCTGGCAAGCTTGGAGGATGGAGCGATCCAGATAAAACAACTCCAGTTTATCTGTCCGTAGTGCACTCTGACACACTGCATAATGGATGGGAGATGCTGAAAGCTTGATTGGAGGTGCTTGGAGATGGAGACTACTGATACTTTGTCAGAGGTGGATGGGTGGGCAGCCTGTCTGGAGGCTATTTTCTGTCTACTCTGCCTAGATCTGCACCAGCTGTTCCCTGCATGGGGCAGGCTCTGGCCAGCTCCTTCTGAATGGCTCTTCCCTTCTTATGCCTGGTTCTGCTTTTTGTGGCAGTTACTCCAGGGTCTAAATCCTGGGACCAAAAAGAGCATGTGTGGTTGTGGTCAGCTCAGTCTAAGGGTGGGGCTTGTTTCGTGGGGTCTTGTTTTGTGGGGTGGCTGAGTGGGGTTTAACGTTCATCGGAACAAAGCCCTTGAAGTGAACAGCACAGCTCAAAGTGGAAGGGttggctgcaggagagctggtgTGGTGTCAGTGGTGTCCAGCTGATGAGGAGTGAGTGCTGCTTGGTTCCTGTGCAGCAGAACAGCACACATTCTCACTTggctctttttctctcctcacagTATGATGGCATCATCCTTCCTGGGAAATGAGCAGCTCCTGTTACTagaacagcaaataaaattttgtAACCC
Proteins encoded in this region:
- the RPL11 gene encoding 60S ribosomal protein L11, which encodes MGRGPQGSATKWRQRIRTPPVARGRRPASAAPQGPAAAATALFPAPAMAQDQGEKENPMRELRIRKLCLNICVGESGDRLTRAAKVLEQLTGQTPVFSKARYTVRSFGIRRNEKIAVHCTVRGAKAEEILEKGLKVREYELRKNNFSDTGNFGFGIQEHIDLGIKYDPSIGIYGLDFYVVLGRPGFSIADKKRKTGHIGAKHRIGKEEAMRWFQQKYDGIILPGK